Proteins encoded within one genomic window of Ailuropoda melanoleuca isolate Jingjing chromosome 16, ASM200744v2, whole genome shotgun sequence:
- the LOC100480798 gene encoding olfactory receptor 6C74 has protein sequence MGNHTQAIVFILAGLTDDPLLKVVLFVFLLLTYLLSVTGNLTIITLTLLDTHIKTSMYFFLRNFSFLEISYTTTCIPKLLVTMATGDKTITYNNCITQVLFAFLLGASEFYLLAAMSYDRHVAICKPLHYTTIMNSRICLQLVFCCWLAGFFTIFVPLLLGLKLDFCASKIVDHFYCDTTPLLQISCSDTRLIETIGFISASMTLVVTLVMVIISYTYIALTILKFPSANQKKKAFSTCSSHMIVISLSYGSCIFMYVKPSVKQKVSFSKGIAVLNTSVAPLLNPFIYTLRNQQVQKAFMNMVHRVVSFSSK, from the coding sequence ATGGGAAACCACACACAAGCCATAGTGTTTATCCTGGCAGGTCTGACTGATGATCCACTGTTGAAAGTTGTGTTATTTGTCTTCCTGCTTCTCACCTACTTGCTGAGCGTCACGGGCAATCTAACCATCATCACACTCACCCTGCTGGATACTCACATCAagacctccatgtattttttccttcgGAATTTTTCCTTCTTAGAAATTTCCTATACTACTACATGCATCCCTAAATTGTTGGTTACTATGGCAACTGGAGACAAAACCATCACCTATAACAATTGTATTACTCAAGTGCTTTTTGCCTTCCTCCTTGGTGCATCTGAATTTTACTTGCTGGCCGCCATGTCCTATGACCGCcatgtggccatctgtaagccccTGCATTACACAACCATCATGAACAGTAGGATCTGCCTTCAACTTGTCTTCTGCTGTTGGCTTGCTGGATTCTTTACCATCTTTGTACCTCTCCTCTTAGGCCTGAAGCTTGACTTCTGTGCCTCCAAAATTGTTGATCATTTCTACTGCGATACCACTCCCCTGCTGCAGATCTCCTGCTCAGACACACGGCTCATTGAGACCATCGGATTCATTTCTGCGTCGATGACACTTGTGGTCACGTTGGTAATGGTGATAATATCATACACCTATATTGCATTAACGATTCTAAAATTCCCTTCAGctaatcagaagaaaaaagccTTTTCAACATGTTCTTCTCACATGATTGTGATCTCTCTTTCTTATGGCAGCTGCATCTTCATGTATGTTAAGCCATCAGTCAAACAAAAAGTATCTTTTTCCAAGGGAATTGCAGTGCTCAATACTTCCGTGGCTCCACTTCTGAATCCTTTCATCTACACTTTGAGGAACCAGCAAGTGCAGAAAGCCTTCATGAATATGGTACACAGGGTTGTTTCTTTCTCAAGcaaatga
- the LOC109488744 gene encoding olfactory receptor 6C6-like: MRNQSREIEFILLGLTDDPQLQIVIFIFLFLNYVLSVTGNLSIILLTLLDPRLKTPMYFFLRNFSFLEASLTTVCIPRFLISIVTKNKIISYNCCASQLFFFLLLGITEFYLLAAMSFDRYVAICKPLHYPIIMNNKVCYQLLFSSWTVGFLLLFPPLVVGLTLDFCASRVIDHFMCDISPVLQLSCTDTHFLEFLSLLLAVVTLLVTLLLVILSYTYIIKTILKIPSAQKRTKAFSTCSSHMIVVSLTYGSCIFNYIKPTAKERVTLSKGVTVIYTSVAPLLNPFIYTLRNQQVKQAFKDTLQKIFSFFKK, from the coding sequence ATGAGGAATCAGTCAAGAGAGATCGAGTTCATTCTCCTAGGATTGACCGATGACCCACAATTGcaaattgtgatttttatatttctctttctaaacTATGTATTGAGTGTGACGGGGAACTTATCCATCATCCTTCTTACCTTGCTAGATCCCCGACTGAAGActcccatgtatttttttctccgaAATTTCTCCTTCTTGGAAGCTTCATTGACAACAGTCTGTATTCCCAGATTCCTGATAAGCATCgtgactaaaaacaaaataatttcctaCAATTGTTGTGCATCTCagttattctttttcctcttattagGAATTACAGAATTTTACCTACTGGCTGCCATGTCTTTTGACCGTTATGTAGCAATCTGCAAACCCCTACATTACCCCATCATTATGAACAACAAAGTGTGTTACCAACTTCTATTCAGTTCATGGACAGTTggctttctgcttttgtttccacCATTGGTCGTGGGACTAACATTGGATTTCTGTGCTTCCAGAGTAATTGATCATTTCATGTGTGACATTTCCCCTGTGCTGCAGCTTTCCTGCACTGACACTCATTTCCTGGAATTCCTTTCACTTCTCTTAGCTGTTGTAACGCTCCTGGTCACTTTGCTGTTAGTGATTCTTTCTTACACATATATTATCAAGACCATTCTAAAGATCCCTTCTgctcagaaaagaacaaaggcttTTTCTACTTGTTCTTCTCATATGATTGTAGTTTCCCTTACTTATGGGAGCTGTATCTTTAATTACATAAAGCCAACAGCAAAGGAAAGGGTGACTCTATCTAAAGGTGTAACCGTTATTTATACCTCAGTTGCCCCTTTATTAAATCCTTTCATTTACACTCTCAGAAACCAGCAAGTGAAACAAGCCTTCAAGGACACACtccaaaagattttttcttttttcaaaaaatga
- the LOC100466703 gene encoding olfactory receptor 6C6, protein MKNQSMEIEFILLGLTDDPQLQIVIFVFLFLNYTLSLMGNLIIILLTLLDPRLKTPMYFFLRNFSFLEIIFTTVCIPRYLKTIVTREKTISYNNCAAQLFFILLLGVTEFYLLAAMSYDRYAAICKPLHYPIIMNSRVCYQLVLSSWLTGFLIIFPPLLMGLQLDFCASKIIDHFMCESPPILQISCTDTHVIELMSFILAVVTLAVTLALVILSYTCIVKTIMKFPSAQQRTKAFSTCSSHMIVVSMTYGSCIFVYIKPSAKERVTASKAVALLYTSVAPLLNPFIYTLRNQQVKEVFWDMLQKMLCFSKKQL, encoded by the coding sequence atgaaaaaccaaTCAATGGAAATAGAGTTCATTCTGCTAGGACTGACAGATGACCCACAATTGCAAATTGTGATTTtcgtctttctctttcttaattacACGTTGAGCCTGATGGGGAACTTAATCATTATCCTCCTCACTCTGCTGGATCCTCGCCTCAAGACACCAATGTATTTCTTTCTCCgtaatttctcctttttagaaATCATATTCACAACAGTATGTATTCCCAGATACTTGAAAACCATCGTGACTAGAGAAAAAACCATCTCATATAATAATTGTGCagctcaattattttttattcttttactggGAGTTACAGAGTTTTACCTTCTGGCTGCCATGTCCTATGACCGCTATGCTGCCATCTGTAAACCCTTGCATTACCCAATTATTATGAACAGCAGAGTGTGCTATCAGCTTGTACTTTCCTCTTGGCTAACGGGATTCCTGATCATCTTTCCTCCATTGCTCATGGGACTCCAGCTGGATTTCTGTGCTTCCAAAATAATTGATCACTTTATGTGTGAATCACCTCCTATCCTGCAGATATCCTGCACAGACACACATGTCATAGAATTGATGTCTTTTATCCTTGCTGTGGTGACACTTGCGGTCACATTGGCGTTAGTGATTCTCTCCTACACTTGCATTGTGAAGACCATTATGAAATtcccttctgcacagcaaaggaccaAAGCTTTTTCCACCTGTTCTTCCCATATGATTGTTGTCTCCATGACTTATGGGAGCTGCATTTTTGTCTATATTAAACCATCTGCCAAAGAAAGGGTGACTGCATCCAAAGCCGTAGCTTTGCTGTATACCTCAGTTGCCCCTTTACTAAATCCCTTCATTTATACGTTAAGGAACCAGCAGGTGAAAGAAGTCTTTTGGGATATGTTACAAAAGATgttgtgtttttcaaaaaaacaattgTAA